Part of the Paroedura picta isolate Pp20150507F chromosome 3, Ppicta_v3.0, whole genome shotgun sequence genome is shown below.
ATGCGCGCGCGCATAGGCACATAAGAATCtggaggcagtgtggaggcagccagtgccatggctccactaCCACCCGCCACTGGCCACCACCACCTGCCGCCACTGCTGCCCACCGCCACCACGGCAGCCACCAACCTGCCAACCCCACAGAACGGGCCAGGCAACCCTAATTGGGGTctggaccccaaggttgagaagcacttgtttaagcaaaaatgaaataggaggggtaggacccagtgaaggaccagacacaaagcAAGTAATACGGCAGTGGAATACCAATATGGTGtatcaaatgttacagtataataaacagacttctaaggaGACTTCAGTGGTTCTTTcatgtccagaatattaaacaaatcccaaCGTGTTTCACTGTGTggttttttcaagggacatcaattgttagaaaatatataaaggtacaattagtgattgttaaaaaaataataaatacataacaaaGATACAATTGACTGATGCCATGAATACATACtcaatgttttcaacaggaaacttcaatttagagaaacaatctcttaacagagagtctaaaataaacaaacaaaatttaattATGATCACATGAATAGCAACCTCTACCGAGTATATAAACGTATACCATAGAGTCAACCACTATAAAATTAATTGAATAAACAGAGCTAGAAGGACTACAAAGTCCtaaattatttttctctttttaaacccAAGTTATAATAGAGACGTATAAGACTGTTATAACAACTgctactcctagcttaaggcATTCCAAATGCACCTGAATTGGGGTGGGATGAATGTTAAATACCATTTGTAACCAACAACAGCTGTGGGATACTGTAAAGCACTGATAAGTCAGCAGTtacaaaaagcagcagaaatccaacaggttgCTCAACCCCTTAGGTTCCATAGTACCTATGTTAAAAATGGCACGAGTTTCCTTCTGTTTCAGTGACggtttacgcactggaaacttcactgccccagctcccatgcaggagtgcagatcgggggcagatgaggtgcaccaggccaaatactcctccatgcgggtgcaggaagaggtaggccaacctgtcacgactaaaactccagcctacatcctggcatgaaacctccagtgcataaacggtcaataaaTGATTAATATCTAGtcttaaagcttttttttttcaaacctttTGAACACATAGAAATACAATTCTTCCCATTTATGATTTTAATTAGACAATGTTAAACAACTGGAGCAGACAGCATACCATTTTTAATTCAAGATTTATGCCCGCTCAGACGTGTTCTTATGGTATGAGTACTTTTGCCAATGTAGATCAAGGAACAAGGGCATAAAATTAAACATAAGACACAAGAACTGGCACAATTAGAAAAACTGTTATGCTTTAAGGTGTGACCTTCCAAGCCTTGGAGAGAGGGTGGAAGTTTCCATGGAGCCAACTGCAAGCCTTCCACCCGTGGTGTGAAAGTGCTCTTGCTTTGCATAGAATAGATTATATCTATGCTAGAAGGGACAAGGCTATCTTATTGCCTTGCTTCATCTTGTCCATCTCCCTTAGGCAACTCCCCCTGTTTTATAGCCAGCCCAGAAACCTTGCAGTCTGTTTTCCCTCACTTATTTAGAGTTGCTGGCTCTCACAGGCAATCATTAGCATACTTACCAAAGGGAAGGCAATACTGAACGTAGACTTTATTAACTATCTTTCTAATTCCCACTGCATTTTACTTCAAGAAACCTGGTCAGCTGATGCTCCCAACTTCAAAGATTTTATAGTTTATCATTCTCCTGCAACTAGAGTCCATCGCAAAGGTCGTTGTAAAGCTGGGTTGGCATGTTTTGTCAAAGCCAACTCAGGAATCAATAGCCTATTTTTAGGATCTTGTCCCCCGATTGCTATAGCTATTCTGCTGTCGCTCTCTGCGGACTACCATATCATCCTGATTAACACATATTTACCCCCAGTTACAACTGAGAGTGAACTGAATGATAACTGGTCCAAACTTTCAGAATTCACCCTAACAACCCAAGGCCAATTTCCCACGGCCCACTTAGTTGTCATGGGAGACCTCAATGCTCGCATAGGTGTGTCTAACTCAGACttagcctcctccctggggattgacattgaagatcatataccttttcaattttctttcaatCGGTCATCCTCGGATGTCACACTGAATAGGGCAGGTCTTAAATTGATCGAATACTGTCTGGCACACAATCTGCTTGTTCTAAATGGTCTCGACCAATTTCCCGGTtcaaaggatttcactttttgcACAACCCGTGGTAGGAGTGTACTTGACTATAGCTTATGTTCTTTCAATTTTTTCGCATCAGTTTATTCTCTGTCAATAGGCTCACGCACCGAAAGTGACCATCTACCACTCCAGCTCTCATTCCGAACCCTTTATACCGTTACTCCAGACCAAACTCAACCCTCTCCCCTGGAAAACACTATGATCCTTAATAGAATTAGATGGTCACCTAAAGTTGGCAGTGAATTCACCCTATTCCTTAACTCTGCTCAGATGACTAACCTAAAACAGGTTATCACTAGAACTGGTTCCCCTTCtgagattctaagaacatttgaTCAAATTGCTTTGGCCTGCAGAACTAAGGCCCAACCCCTAAGATCTACTACAACCCAACCTTCTTCTTGGTTTGATAATGATTGCCTCAGTGCAAAGGTTGCTCTGAGGAAGTCATTCCATGAGGCTCGTCTGTCCAAAGACCTCACTTTGTTAGAAAACTATACACTCCAAAAAAGACACTATGAATCTTTAATAAACACTAAGAAGCGCTCTTATTATCAGGCAAAATGGGACCATCTTCTAgcaacatttaaatctaacaacagCAGCGCTTTTTGGAAAACTATCGCAAACTACTTAGGTGAAAGCAACAGGCCAGTTAAATCTTccatcccttcccaaacatggcacaattatttttctacactttttgctgcctccccaatccaaaacaatcatctcagcctaccctctgctgattctcttcctagctggcctcctgttagcctagatgaaattgaaaaccttatccaagaactaaaattaggcaaatctccagggcctgatggtctaccagctgaactatttaaactaaactctaactggtggaaacaactcctggctgtcctttttacagccatcgaccaatcgggaatattccctgaatcctggcttaactcaATCATTGTCCCAATTTATAAAAAAGGTGgctccagctctccagaaaattaccgccctattagccttctatccattgccagcaaaatgtatgccaaacatctagaacttaagctattagattgggtgacttcaaatgacctaataggtcctgaacaaattggcttcactaaaaactgttccaccttagaccactgcttaaccctctactctcttgcagacaaatatctccatacaggtaggaggaaactctatgtagcttttgttgacctcaagggtgcatttgattctatctccaggtgtttactatggagaaaattgcaagaccttaatattgatttgcgcctattactacttctagtgaacctccattccaacaataaacttactgaaaagggtcatttaactaatcaaattcccatcctgagaggagttaaacaaggctgcgtccttgctcctcacttattcaacctctttttacatgatctcccaaaaaccctaagactcataaatggtcatccacccaaactagataaactgccaatcccacttcttctgtatgctgatgacaccgttttgctttcccattccagaattgatctgaatagatatctgaatgctttccacgaatattgccaactcaatgacctatcgataaactttaaaaaaaccaaagtgatggtctttgcacagaagtggtctccctcaaactggcgcattggtggtcataaaatcgagcaggtcaaatgtttcaaatacctaggaatcaccttccaacataatttgcactagacacagaaataggattactttgcaggctaactgttccattacccatctaaaccgttttttcttccttaaaggcaatcagtttgtcctagatgtctgtcgtgtgtttgactctaaaattcttccccaaattttatatggtatccctctgtggacTACAGGTTTTAACAAAACatagagaggttacagtctgcctttctccggcagattttgagaactccaaattgcgtcccttactcctctttatgtcttgaaactggatacaatcttctcgaaactaaggcctggattttcacctttaaatattgactaaaactgcattttagggttcgatcagatagtctattggcctatttactgagagacacttttaaatttaaatggttctctaccatcctgactacactccaacaaattggcattgactacgattacatcttatctctgaatgaatcctccattatgtaccagatcaaacaaaggctacttgatcaggaatttcaaaaaatccatcccactgtgccagcaatctgctctccttgtgcgcttggtctccaagtgaagcacgggataatgccggcttatttccataacttggcaaatcccctccatcgcagagcgttttcacttgctcggcttaacgcctttccatctaaagtattacaagggagatttgccaagatccccttcgaaaacagactatgcacctgtgaatcaagttctcctgacaccatccaacatatcctactggattgtcccttgttcactgaacagagaaggcatatcatacctctcataccaaaacggagaaaccattcaagagacctgatttgccaatttttactgagtgataaggatgccaacatcacttttattacggctgaatttctgtcctcagtttttaaatttaaactgtctgacgtatcctgactaactttgtttatcctgcttatctgctttatgccaataaaggtattgtattgtagtaCAATTCACCTTTAAATAGGTTGCAtacaaacacaattttttttattgtacatAACTGCAGTTTGGATCCACATGTAAAACAGATCCCACCCCACCATGCTTTCCTAATGGAAGAAAACTGGATCTTCCTTTCAGTTGAATAAGGTATTATGAGCAATTCCATGCTGCTCCGCAGCATCCCATCAGATAGTTTCCCCTTAAATTTGCCAAATATACACAAGTTCATATATGTGAAGGTTTATACTCTCACTACTGACAACACCAAAAATAAAACTGTGACTATTGTTGAATGTGTTTAGAAACATGAGGAGAGAGACTAGAGGTCATTGTGGAAGCACATAACACACCACATTTATTTAACTGTAGGCTAAAAGGCCCCCAGGCAATAGGGCTTGAAGATACCCAGAGGAACTACTGTCAAAGAAGACAATGGCTGTGTCTTCTAAGGCAACTTTAAGTCATAGTTCAGAGGTAGACAGATATTTTGACATATTAGTCATCCTTTGGTGCTGGATCTTAGCCACCTGATGCCAGTCAGAATAGAGATCAGAGGACTACATGGGCCAGTAATGTCACTCAGTGCAGCATAACTTCACATCTTTAATCATGACATTATTCATTGTGGTGGTTTCTGTCAGACAGGATACATGAATGTCTCATATTGTGGCCCCCACTTTAAATGAACTTTGTCTAAGCCTTATCCAcgtttcctctatatatttgtgaaacagcctggggggtgggacttttccagctgtccaagttggaatagggccaatcagggtgcagccagcaacaccctacccctacagctcccgccctccttccctggacactagccacttttctctcagacatgccagagacagtgagagacacacagagccctgccagactgaacacaaaccttcattccctcctattgctcctgctgcaagggaggcagagagagacagacagacagagctacCCCAAACTGCACACTAACCTTCTTCCCtcttacaaaccagccctaattacctcctatgccttctgctgtgagGAGGCACAGGAGacatgcagcaagagggagagggagagaaagagacacacagagagatctgcacctcccagtgtcccctgggtcctagcgcccattgcattcttgcttgcaatgggctttcttgctagtctgaaATAAGAACATGAATGTTTTTTGTAAGAACAGGAATGCTTTTTCTTTTAGACCCATCTGATTAATGTAGCGTCTATCTAAAAACATCCTATGAAAAGTTTTCTTTGAGACAAATCAATATGGGTCGTTAACTAATGTAAATGGTTTGCCAGATGTGGCTGATATGCTATGGAGGCTTGTCATGGGTGGAGAGCTTGCACTTAGGACTCATGGAAACTTCCACCCTCTCTCCAAGACTTGGAGGGTCACATGCAATGTGCATTGGATGTTGTTAGTACATCCAATGGAACACACTGTGTGTGTGGAACACATCTtagtaaatgaataataaattgcCACTAATACTCAAACAATGTGTGcatgtgagagagccctgatattactgtgcagtcagaacagctttatcagtgccgtggtgagctggctgcatgtggaggagtggggaatcaaactcagcttgtcagattagaaaactcctaaccactacaccaagcttgctctcagaCCTTGCTTGGGGTGAGATgcagaaaatatatttattttgtttatacttTTCTGCTTTATTTCAGAGAAGTCACTATCACCCACAACTTGGATACCCCAAACTGGCTACTATTTGGGGACCAAAAAAACCTCAAAGGACACTCCTGTCTTAAGGGACAATACTAGGCTTAGCATactttagggctgccaacctccaggtggtacctggagatctctcattattacaactgagctccaggtgacagagatcagttcacctggagaaaatgaccaggtgaactctatgacattatcccattaaagtccctccccttgcttAACTCAGGCtacctgccaaatctccaggtatttctcagcttgGAGCTGACTACCCTAGCACACTTGCATATTCCCTTTGTATAGCCTCAGACCTCCCTTCCACCAATGTTTGCGATTCTTAAATGCTGTCAActcatgatttatgcttttgccgtATAACCTGGTTCCTGGGCATgttcttcctgcttctttccttccccactctgccatgcagGGGAAGTGCTCATCTTCCAAAGGCTTTGAACACTAGAGACTGTCTATTTCATTGTGCTTAAACTGTTTAGTGCTGCAAGGGGCTGTGGGCAAAGGGTAGATAAGAGATCGTTAGGTACAATTCCCCAGTCTTAGCAAAATCCCCGTGATGTTCTGTTTGTCATTTTtccaataaagagctttcttaTTAGTAATAATCAAAGACTCGCACAAAAGCTTGGGATTGATTGTGTGATTGTTGTATGATAACTAGtccaaaatgctttaaaaatccaaaacaatTTTGAGGAAGAGGTTGAGCTTAACATACATGAAGCAATcaaaattaaaaccaaataatACGTAGAAGTATCACACAACCAATGTAAAAATGCCATAAAATCTTGAAATCCTATTGGTGTAGAATTTTTCTCGTTATTGCTATTTTCTTTTACAAACATTCTGAACCTTTAAATATTACGTTTTAAGTGAGCATTACAATCAGATTACAGTTCTGGATCTAGAGCTGGTGTGCAAACcaggaaaacaataaaagcagGGATATTACCAAATGCCTCCAGAGAAAGACTTCCACTGTTCTCAGAACCTGCCTTGTTAGAAAGGAAATACCTAGTTCTTTATGCATTCAGCTTGTAACCAGGGCGCACCAGAGCCATGATACCTGTGTAGCCAGTTGGACAAGGGAAGGCAAACAAGTTGGCCTTGGGGACCACAGCTGTATTGTTCTTAAAGTCAAGGACATCTATGATATAAGAACCCTGGCAGACGACAAGTGCTTTGTTCTCATACCAGATGGTGTCTTCTTTGGAACCTGCCGATGCAAGATGGAGAATAGGGGAAGTTTCTGAGGAGCAGAAGTGATCATTTTGGCAGCCTGGTGCAATTTCATGATAAGTGAAGGACCAGGATATATTCTCAGTGTTGAAAAGAAAACTAGGGTGTTTAGGGGTTTCAAATGACTGGGAGGCATTAGATCCAGTGTGCTTTGTCAAGAATCCATGTTTTAAGTACATGCTCCAAGCAGAAGCAAAATAACGAGGGACATAGGCATCACTTTTGAGTTCTTGGGGTTTGTATTGTCTAAGGACTTCCAATGGGACTGTGTGGAATTCAAGTGCCTCCAGAATCTTTTCCTGGAAAACATTGTTATGATCCTCATACAATGTCAGGTTGAAACGCAACTTAAATAACTGTTCTGGGTTGAGCATGGGGAATCTGATCTTTTTCAAAAGTCCTTTTGACATGTTACCTGGCCCATTGGCCTGAGCCCAGCGGTCAAGAGATTTCAACAGTGACCACTCACTCTCAACCACCAAATCAGTACGAGAAAGCAAAACCTCCATTTTGTCTGGTTTGAGGCCCAACCAGGCCTTAGTGCGGAACAGGCCCTCACAGTTCCAGGCCAGGTACTGCAGGATGAGCTGTTGCAGGGGGCTATCTTCACTAGACAAGCTGTGTTCATACAACTCCAGTGCGCCATGGAAGGATGGGTCCAATGGAAGAAGATATGGGAAGATCTGCCGGCAGTCAGCTTGCAGACCTGGCACCCCGTAGGCTGAAGCCAACTTGTGGATGCACTTTACTGAATCCAATGTGATTTCAATTTGCCTGGAGTAGAAGTATCTGAggggacaaacaaacaaaggaaaataaaagagaGTTAATTGTATTTGAACATCCCAGTTCTACATTTCATTGTGAAGGTTTTGGAACCATCTTCAAGTGAAACTTTTTGTTCTGCCCCAAATTTGAAATAACTAAAAAGTGAAGTGTTACTAAGGTCCTCAGTTTCTATGACCTTCCACACATTAACAAAAAATAATGCAAGCAATGGTCAGCATGCTTAAATGGATGGCAGTTTAGCCTTCACGTAATTGAACTCAGTTCATGCTCAGAGGCAAGCCACATGTTACATGCAAGTAGTTGTGGCCTCAGAAGGCTACAGCTATGAGCAGATGAATGTGCAACCCTTTCTGTTATGGCCTCTGTTCTTGTTTTCTCCCACTCTGTGAGATTCCAAATGCAGTTGTGTACTATTAATTATGTGTCTGGAACCTT
Proteins encoded:
- the LGALS3BP gene encoding galectin-3-binding protein — translated: MMSLLGTSIFQGWLHGTQYGVLMLSLLLLWLNLTDSLDILNPDVRLVGGNDFNEGRVEIFYAGQWGTICDDNWDMADANVVCRSLGFPGATEVKTSAAFGEGSGPIVLDDITCIGTETSLTQCTSGGWLNHNCGHGEDAGVVCTNRSVYNPGTFVFNHFGNFSEDLGKLFDSQQDCDINITIMTAASDLELHGYLCVHSLILCANSEASILLQQSNNNSYRLLVEEECLPSVNSFLRYFYSRQIEITLDSVKCIHKLASAYGVPGLQADCRQIFPYLLPLDPSFHGALELYEHSLSSEDSPLQQLILQYLAWNCEGLFRTKAWLGLKPDKMEVLLSRTDLVVESEWSLLKSLDRWAQANGPGNMSKGLLKKIRFPMLNPEQLFKLRFNLTLYEDHNNVFQEKILEALEFHTVPLEVLRQYKPQELKSDAYVPRYFASAWSMYLKHGFLTKHTGSNASQSFETPKHPSFLFNTENISWSFTYHEIAPGCQNDHFCSSETSPILHLASAGSKEDTIWYENKALVVCQGSYIIDVLDFKNNTAVVPKANLFAFPCPTGYTGIMALVRPGYKLNA